The nucleotide sequence CATGGCGATGCCGCGCTGGACGGGCGGCAGATCATTGACGATCCGTCCGCCAATCTCGATCTCGCCCGCCGACACATCCTCGAGCCCGGCGATCATGCGCAACAGGGTGGACTTACCGCAGCCCGAGGGACCGACAAAGACCACGAACTCGCCCTCGGCCACATCCAGGTCGATGCCCTTGATAATGCGGGCTTCGTTGAATGATTTTTCGAGGTTCTTGAGGCTCAGTTGCGACATGCTGCGTCTCCCGGCGCGGATCGTTTGGGGTGCCGCCGCCCAAAAGGGGCGACGGCAAGGTCAGGAGGACCTTTTACTTGTACTGTTCGAGCTCGGAGGCAGCGCGCTCGAGTGCGGCCTGCGGCTCGGCCTGGCCGGTGACGACCGACTGGACCATTTCGATCATGACGTTCTGCAGGCCGATATAGTCGTTGAACAGCGGCTCGGGACCACCGAACTCGATGCCGTCAAGGAAGGGCTTCCAGTAAGGCGTTGCGGCGATCAGCTCGCTGGTCTGCGGCTCGAGCGGACGCAGCGGGGTCAGGCCCTGGGCCATTTCCGCGGCCCACTGGCGTTCGCCGTCAGTGAGATACTTGGCGAGGCTGATGGCCTGATCTTCGACGCCGGTGCCCTTGAAGATGGCCAGCGCGTCGGTGATCAGAAGCGTACCGGGACCCTTGGCATCGGGACCAAGCGGCAGATCGGCAACGCCCCAGTTCATGCCGGCTTCTTCAGCGCGGATGGCAGCGCCGGGCGAGGCTTCGATCATGGCAACGCCACCGTCGAGCCAGATGGCGCGGACTTCGTTCTGCTCGTAAGCGGTCGGGCCTTCTTCGGAATAGGGGGTGATGTCCTTGAGCGCCTGAAGGGCTGCGAGCACCTGCGGGGAGTTGATGGTGATGTTGCCATCCGCATCAATGACCTGGCCATTGTTGGTGTACACCCAGTGGAGGAACTGGTGCATGGTGTTGTCAAAGGTCTTGGCAACAAGGCCATAGCCGGCAGCGTCGGTGTTTTCGGTGATCTGCTTGGCGAAAGCGATCTTTTCTTCCCAGGTCTTTGGCGGGGTTTCCGGATCGAGGCCGGCCTGTTCGAACAGGTCCTTGTTCCAGAACAGGGCCTTGGTCGAGAAGGCCACCGGCACGCCCCACTGGGTGCCGTCGAAGGTCACTGTGTCAGGCACGTAATTGTAATAGGCGGCCTTTTCCTCGTCGGTCATCGGCACGGGGACGATGAGGTCGTTCATCGCGAACTGCTTGAGCGTGCGCGAGCCCACATAGGCCAGTGCGACCGGCGTGCCGGCAGCGGCGAGCGTGGTCACCTTGTCCTGGCACTGGCCCCAGCCGACGATCTCCGGCACGACCTTGAAGCCCGGATTGGCACTTTCCCACTCGGCGAAAGCTTCGGCATAGCCGGCCGTAAGCTCGTCACCACAGTTGATGAAGGCGATTTCCTTCGTGTCCTGGGCATAAGCAGCCGGGGCGGCGCTGGCGAGCGCCAGCAGCGAAACGGCCATCAAACCGATTGTCTTTTGCACTTGTTAGTCTCCCTTGAAAGCGGCCCCCTCGGGCCCTTACTGCTTCACGGCTCCGGCGGTGAGGCCGGCGACGAGGTAGCGCTGCAGGAACACGATAACGATCATGACCGGCAGGATTCCGACGAAAGACGCTGCCATCAACTCGTTCCAGATCACCTCCTGCTTGCCGAAGAAGGCGAACAGGCCAACCGGCAGCGGCATGAATTCGGTCTTGGAGTTGAAGGTCAGCGCGAAGATGAACTGCTGGGCGTAGGCGCCAATGAACGTCATGATGGCAACCACCACGATCCCCGGCATGGCCAGCGGCAGGATAACCCGGCGCAGGGTATAGAGGCGGCTGGCGCCATCCACCCAGGCGGCCTCATCCAGTTCACGCGGGATGCGCATCATATAGGTGCGCAACAGCCAGATGGACGAAGGAATAAGGAAGGCCGCGCCCGGCACGATCATCGCCCAGTAGGAATTGAGCAGCCCCATCGCCCGCATCAGGCGGAACAGCGGGATCAGCAATACGGCGCCCGAGAACATGTTGACCGCGAGGAAACCGGCCAGCAACAGGCCAGATCCGGCAAAATTGAAGCGGGCGAAGGCATAGGCGGCGGGCACGACGATGATGATGACGACGAGCGTCACAACCGAGGAGATGAAGAAGGAATTGAAGATATGCATGCCGAGGGCCGGCACAGAGGACCACATGGTCACATAGGCGTCGAACGACCAGGTCTTCGGGATGAAGCTGTAGGGTCGCGAAAACAGCTGCGCCAAAGGTTTCAGCGAGACGAGGAAACCCTCGATGAACGGCGCCAGGACAAAGAACAGGAACACCGCCATCCCGGCATAGAGCGCCGCGATCTCATACCATTTGTAGCGGTCGATCATCGCCTTGGTTGAACGGGCTCTCGCCTTGGGTTTGACACTGGCCGGGCTGTCGACGGCGGCGACTTCGGTGGTGCGGGCGACGTCGGTCATTTGGCTTCTCCCTGCTGCAGCCGGCGGACGGCGCGGAAGTAGACGAGACAGAAAATGGTCACAAAGATCGAGATCACCACGGCGCGCGCTGCGCCCTCGCCATATTTGCGGGAGCCCATGGCGGTCTTGTAGGTGTCGATGATCATCGTCGTGGTCGAGCCCGAGGGACCGCCCTGGGTCAGGATCCAGATGATGTCGAAGGAATTGAAGGTGGCGATAAGCGAGAGGAGGCTCATGGTGATGATCGCCGGCACCATCAACGGCAGGGTGATGCGGCGGAACCGGTAGAAGCGCCCGGCCCCATCGGTCCAGGCAGCCTCGTAGAGGTCCTTGGGGATTGACTGCATTGCGGCGAGGAAATAGATCGTCACCATCGGCACGCCGATCCAGACGTCGGTGACAATGGTCGCCCAGAAGGCGGTGTTGCCATAGGCGAGGAAGGCGATCGGGCCGTTGGTCAGGCCGAAGTTCTGCAAGAGGCCCGAGATCATCCCGAACTGGCCGTTATACATCCAGCCCCACATGAAGATGCCGATCGCCATGGGCACGATCCAGGGCGGCATGGTGAGGATGCGGAACAAGGTCTGGCCGGGGATGGCGGCGTTGAGCAGCACCGCCCCGCACATGCCGATCACCATTTTTATCGAGACCGAAAAGAAGGTCCAGATGAAGGTGCGGATAATCACCTCGGTGAAATTACCGGCGCCAAAAATGCGCTGGTAATTGGCCCAGCCGACGAAATCATACTCCTGGCGGAGCGAGGCATTGGTGAAGGAAAGGACGATCGTGTCGACAAGCGGATAAGCGACGATCGTCAGAATGTAGATCAGGGCCGGAGCCAGCAGGGCGAATGCGAAGAGGGTGGCGCTTCTTGTGCTGGTCATGGGCCTTCTCCTTTAGCTCGACCGGCCCAGAGCAGCATCGAAGCGCTGCCAGATGGGGGTCATGTCGACCACGGATTTGTTGCGCATCGCCTCGTCCATGGAGAGAGCGAGGAGCCCAGCCTCCAGAGCGTCGGTCACGGACACGGGGAGCGACGCGCCTTCGAGCACGTGCTTGAGAATGTCCTCGGCCATCTGCTCATCGGCGCCGTAATGCTGTGACAGAGCAGTGCTCTTGTAGGACTTATCCTCGAGCGTCTGGGATGTGCGACTATCGGTGACTTTAAAGTAGTTCCGGACGAAGTCGCCCTCGGCCATGCCCTTGGCTCCGATCACCGCAAAGCGCCGGAAGTCATCAGGCACATTGAGATTGGTGTGGAAGGTCAGCGCCGCGCCGTTTTCGTACTGCACGATGGCAGTCTGGAAATCGATGATGTCACCGTCGCTGTCGAAGACCTTTTCCGAGCCCTGCCAGCCCGACGGCTTACGATGATAGACTTCGAGGTCATTGGCGCCGGCGTCCTGCGGCGCATTCTGCGGGACAAAGCTGCGGCGTCCGCCAAAGCTGGCGACGAAACGCGGCCGGCACCCCATGACCCCGTTATAAAGATCGAGGTCGTGGCAGCATTTTTCGAGCATGAAGCTGCCGGCATATTTCTCGTAGCGGCGCCAGTCGCGCATGAAAAAGGCGCCGTGATAGGGCGGGATATGCTCGGAGGCTTCAATGGAGGCGATTTCGCCCAGCTGCCCCTCGGCCTGCGCCTTGCGCAGATCGACGTAGAGCGGCGCATAGCGCAGCACGAGCCCGACCATGACATTGTCGGAGCCATGTTGCCCCAGGAGGCTGGCGAGGGCGATCGTATCCTCGACCGTCGTCACCACCGGCTTTTCGGCGAAAATCTTGAGCCCGCGTTCGAGCCCGATGCGGATATGGTCGAGATGAAGGTGATTGGGCGAACCGACCATCAGCAGGTCCAGGCGCTCGGCATCCAGCATGGCCTCGAGGCTGTCGTACGACTGGCCGACCGGAACCTTGTGTTCGATAGTATAGGGAAGACCCGCCGGATCCGGATCGACATAGGCAACGACCTGGAATTCACTGCTCGCAGCAGAAAATATCCGCGCCAAATAACCCAAGCGATAGCCGAGCCCGATAATACCGACGCGCATTATTCCTACCCTGTTTTCCGCCGAGTTTCCCGCCAATCTCTTCCGGACTGGTCGCGATTTCTGTAAACGATTTTCAAGACTAGGCGGCTTATTGTCGCAATGTCAACACAGTTTCATCGCAACCACAATACCAATTCAAGCCACCAATTGTGGGCGCGGATTTGTCAGCAGTCTTCGTGACTTATAGTCGTTTTGACTGGAGAGGCTGACCTAAACCCACTGGACAAGCCGTGAGCCATCAAGCAACCTGCCGCAATTGGTATCCATGTGGCCTTTTTCATGAAAGGATCAAAACGTGGGTCCGCTGAAAATTTGATACATTGCAGCAGTGCTTTTTTGCATGCGCGACTGAGGGGTCCTGATGAGCCTGTCCACCAACCCGTTTCCCAACGATCCCGATCGCTCCGCCATCTGGACCATGCTGGTACCGCGCGATATCGCCGCCTATGTGGCCGCCGACTGGTCGATGGTCGAAGGCGATTTCGTCGCCGATGATTTCATGGGCATTGACGGCAACAAGACGGGCAATCCCGACGGCTGGACCATCAGCTACCCGACCCTCGACGCCTATCGCGACGAGTGGCTGCGCCAGGCGCGCGAGGGACAGGCGGTGAAATACGCCGAGGATCAGGAAGCCGGCATCCACCGCGCCACCAGCCTCACCGAGATCGAGATCAAGGGCGACCGCGCCGTGGCGCACAAGAAGTTCGACGGCGAGATCAGACTGGCCGACGGCGGCAAGGACATCCTCAACTGGCAGACCGTCTATTTCTGCCGCAAGGTGGATGGCGCCTGGAAGCTCACCGGCTTTGTCGGATACCTGCCCTACCCCATGGGCGAGCCGGTCTAGCCCCCCCTTCGGCCAGCAGCGCAATCGCGCCAAGAGGCGCCCCCATAAGGCCTGCAATCGGAACGATCAAAATGGCAGCCTTGTCCCGCTTCAGTCCGCAGCGCCTTACCATGCTGGCCTTCTTCCTCCAGCCCATTGCCTTTGGCTCCTGGCTGCCGCGCATCCCCGAGATCCAGGCGGGCCTCGGCCTTGGCCCGGCGGGCCTCGCCGTGGCACTGCTCGGCATGCCCTGCGGAACGCTGCTGACCCTGCCCTTCGCCGGACCTCTCGTCGGACGGATCGGTGGTCGCGCCGCGATCATCGCCGGCTTCATCTTCTATTCGATTGCCGTTTGCCTTCCGGCCTTCGTGCCCGACGCCTTCTGGCTGTTCATTGCGCTGATGCTCGCCGGATCATCGATTTCCTTTGTCGAGCTGGGCCTCAACGTCGAGGCAGACCTCGTCGAAAAATCGACCGGCACGATGATCATGAACACGTCCCACGGCTGCTGGTCGCTCGGCATCATGGTCGGCAGCCTCATCGGTTCGGTCCTCGCCGGAATGAGCCTTGCGCCGCATCTCGCGATCCCGCTGGTAAGCCTTGTTGTCCTGCCCATCGCGCTGATCACCGGCAAATCTCTGCCAGCCCTCGCCGATGCGCCGCAGGCCGCCGCAACCGGGAAAAAATCGGCTTGGTCCATTCCGAGTTGGCCGCTGATCGGCATTTGCGCCTTCGTCTTCGGCATCGCGATGACCGAAGGCGCTATGGCCGACTGGTCCGCGATCTTCCTGCGCGACGCCGTCGGCGCGGAAGCGGGTGCTGTTGGCCTCGGCTACTCGATCTTCGCCATGTTCGTGGCTGCCGGCCGGTTCAGCGGCGACCATCTCAAGCGCCGCCTCGGCGCCATAAACACGGCCCGGCTGTGCGGCGTTCTGGCGGTGGTCGGGAGCGTCGTGATCTATCTCGCGCCGACGATCACTCTCGCCCTCATCGGCTTCGGGATTTTGGGCATTGGCGTCTCGGTCGGCTTCCCGCTCGCCGTCACCGCCGCTGCGAGCCTCGGGGATCGCGCGGCATCAGCCAATGTGGCCGTTCTGTCCTTCGTTGCGCTCACCGGATTTCTCGTGGGACCGCCGATCATCGGCTTCGTCGCCGAGCATTTTGACATCAGGGCCGGCATCGCCTGCGTCATCCCGGTGCTGATCGTGAGCCTCTTCCTCGCGGGCCGCCTCAAGCCACGTTCGACGCTGGCCCCCACCTCTGACGCCGTCCAGACATCAGGAGCATAGTCATGCGCATTGCCGTCGCCGGTCTTCACACAGAGTGCAGTACTTATAATCCGGTGATCGCGCGCGAAGCCGATTTCCGCGTGCTGCGGGGCCCGGCCATGCTCAAGGACGGGTATTTTGATTTCCTCACCCATTTTCCGGCCGAGTTCATCACCATTCTGCATGCGCGCGCCATCGCCGGCGGGCCGGTGGAGCAGGCGCTCTACCAGCGCTGGAAGCGCGAGATACTCGAAGGGCTGAAGGCGGCGATGCCGCTCGACGGCGTCTATCTCGCCATGCACGGCGCCATGTTCGTCGAGACCATGTTCGACGCCGAGGGCGACTTCATCGCCGCCGTGCGCGAGACGGTCGGGCCTGATGTCATCATCGCCACGAGCTACGACCTGCATGGCAATATCAGCCAGAAGATCATCGACAACCTCGATATTTTCTCGACCTATCGCACCGCCCCACATATCGACGTCGCGGACACGATGCGCCGTGCGGTGACCATGCTGGTGCGGGCCATTTCGACCGGCGTGCGCCCGGGTCTGGTCTGGGCGCCGGTGCCGGTGCTGCTGCCGGGGGAACGCACTTCGACGCAGGATGAACCCGCCCGCAGTTTTTATGCGCAGCTCCATCAGGTCGAAGAGCCGACCGGTATTTGGGACGCCTCGTTCCAGATTGGCTATGTCTGGGCGGACGAACCCCGATCTACTGCCTGCGCGGTTATAACCGGCACCGACAGATCGGCCATGGAACGGGCAGCCAGCGACCTCGCGGGGGACTATTGGGATCTCCGTGAAAAATTCGTGTTTGGCATGGAGACCGGCTCGATCGAGGAATGCGTCGCGCGGGCTGTCGCCAGCCCGACAACGCCGGTTGTGCTGGCGGAGTCGGGCGATAACCCGACTGGCGGCGGTGTCGGCGACCGTGCCGAAATGCTTGCAGCGCTCATGCAAGCTGGCGCCACTGACACAATATTTGCGGGCATTGCCGACGCGGCTGCGACCGAGGCCGCCTATGCGGCTGGCGTGGGCGGACATGTCAGCCTCACCATCGGCGCCAGACTTGATCCATCGAGCCGGCCGGCAAAGGTGGATGGAACCGTCGCCTTCCTGCTCGAGACGGATGATAACCGCCTTCGCGAAGCCGTGCTGCGCATTGGCGGGATCGACCTTGTCGTGACCACACGGCGTCGGCCGTTCCACAACATTGCCGATTTTACCCGGCTCGGCCTTGATCCGCATTCAGCGCGCATCATCGCGGTCAAATCGGGCTATCTGTCGCCAGAACTCGGGCCCATCGCCAACCCGGGCCTGATGGCCCTGTCGCCCGGTGTCGTCGACCAGTTCGTGGAGCGAACCGAACGGCTTCATACGCCGCGCCCAGGTTTTCCATTTGACCGGGATTTTGACTACACGCCCCAACCGCGCGCCTCTGCCCGCTTCCGCTGATCCTGCAAGTGCTTGCTCCACCCGGGCGCTTTCGCTAATCACGACTGACTAGCGAAGGCTTCATCCATGACCACCGCGATGCGTCAGGTGCAGATCGTCGAGCTCGCCCGACAAAAGGGTGGGGTCAGCGTCGAGCAATTGGTGGGGCTCTTCGGGGTAACGGCGCAGACGGTGCGCAAGGATCTCAATGTCCTTTGCGGCCGCGGCGTGCTCAACCGTACCCATGGCGGCGCCATCTACCCTTCCGGGGTGGAGAACATGGAATATGAGGCGCGCCGGCAGATTGCCACTGCCGAAAAGCAGGCCATCGGCGGCGCCGCGGCCCGGATCATTCCCGATGATGCCTCGCTCTTCATCAATATCGGCACCACGACCGAAGCCGTCAGCCAGGCTCTAACAGAGCATCACGGGCTGATGGTGATCACCAATAACATCAATGTCGCCAACCGCCTGCGCCTTGCGCCCGGCATCGAGGTGGTCATCTCCGGCGGGGTTGTGCGCCCATCTGACGGCGGCATTGTCGGCGAGGCGGCCGTCGATTTCATCCGCCAGTTCAAGGTGGATTTTGCGGTGATCGGCGTCTCCGCAATTGATAGCGACGGAGCGCTCCTCGATTTCGATTTCCGCGAGGTGAAAGTGGCGCAGGCCATCATCGCCAATGCGCGCCACGTCATCCTTGTGTCGGACGCAACCAAGTTCACGCGCACCGCCCCGGTCAGGATCGGGCATCTGACCCAGGTCCATAGTTTTATCACCGATTATTGCCCCCATGACTCGATCCGGCAGATCTGCGCCGAGCAGGGGATCAGGCTTATTGAAACAGGCGGGCCACCCGCCCAGGGAGACGATGAATGACTTCTGGCCTAGACGACCTCGCGCAGCGCCTGGTCGCCGCCCATGATGGCGGCGCGCTGGTTGGACCGATTGCGCCCGAGCTCGTGCCCGCAAATATCGAAGAGGTCTATGCTCTGCAGGACCGCGTCATCGCCCATGCCGGCGAAGTGGGCGGCTGGAAGATCATGGCCGGCAGCGAGGGCGAGCCGCTCTGCGCGCCGGTTCCGGCCAACCGCTATTTTGAAGACGGCGCCTCGCTCGACGCCGAGCGCCATCGCCATTTCCTCGCGGAAGTGGAATTTGCGGTAAAATTGGGTGCCGACCTTTTGCCAGGCCAGCCGGCCGAGGCGGCCATTGCCAGTGTCCATCCGGTCCTGGAAATGATCGCCAATCCCTTTGTCGACCGGGACGCCACGCCGCGGAACATCCAGCTGGGCGACCTCCAGAGCAATGGCGCCATTGTCGTCGGCCCGGCTCTGGACCGCAGCATTGTCGAGGGTCTCGACACGCTGGCCGTTGGCCTCTTGCTTGACGGCAACGAGGTCAAGACGACGGACAAGGGCGCGAGTTGGGCTGCCGTCGTTGCGGCGCTTGAGTGGCTCGCCCCCATGCCCAAGGGCGCGGCATGCCTCTCAAGGCCGGTCAGGTGATCATCACCGGCTCACGCGTCCTTGCCCCGCTCGACGCGGCAACGACCATTATCGGCACGCTTGGGCAAGCAGGACGCGTCAGCGCCCGCGTCACAGCATAAAGTCGACCATGTCGAACTCCACCTCCGCGTCGGCCACTGGCCGGGATGCGGGGGTGGCCGCGGCCCACAGCGTGGCATGGATGGAGCGCTCGGCCTCCATCGTATAGGCCTTGCGGAGCCCCTCGAGCACTTCGGCCAATGGAGCACCGGGCGCAACCGGCGGAGCGCTGTCGGACAAGGCGGCGATCTGAAGCGCAATATCCTGCACCACTTCGGCGAGGGCGGCCTGGCCCTGCAGGCCCGAGGCTGCCGCCTGCAGAAGCTGGATCACCCGCGGACCATCGGAATTAAGGCTGCCCAGCGCTTCGGCCAAACGGTCGTCGAGCGCCGTGAGCAGGCTCAGCGCATGGTTCGCCTGTTGCTCGAGACGGCCGATCTGGCCGGCATTATCGCCCGCTGCTGCGGCGCCAAAGGCCTTTGCGAGCTCCGAGGATTGGTCGAGCTGGGTCATGGCGGCTTCCGCTGCCACGACGGTTTCGCTGGTGAGTTCACGCAGTTGGGTAGCAATCACGGTCAGTGACGCACCGCGCGGGCCGAGCTGGGCGCAGCGCACAGCGGCGTTGAGGCTGACGAGGCGCATATTGGCCTCGATATCCTGCACGGCCGCGACATGACCGAGGAGCACGCCCACGGTGTCGTGGACGGCCGTTGCCACCGCTTCGAGCTTGGCCCGTTCGTTTTCGCAGTCCCGCAGGATCGCCGAGGCGGTGCGCAGCTGGGCGTTGAGCGCTGCCATGGCAGAGGAGCTGCCCTTGTCGCTGCCGTAAAGATCCCGGCTGCGCTCCATGATGATGCCGGCATCGCTGGCGAGGGCCTCAAGAGCTTGCTCGGCGCCCTCCACCTCGTCGACAAAATCAGCCGCCGCGCCGGTGAGCTGAGCCTGCTCCAGGGCGGCGATGGCCGCCACAGCCTCGGCCCGTTCACTCTCGGACAGGGCTGCCTTTCCGGACAGGATATCGCCCAGCCCCGACAGGGCCGCCTCGACATGCTCGAGCCGCTGGCGGGTGGAATCGCCCACCTGCAGGCCCATCACGGCGCTGCCGATCCGCCGGACGATCTGGCGAGACACGCGGCTGGTCTCGGCACTGCCGGCAGCCGCCGCCTGGCGTTGACCGCCAAGCGCCTCAAGCGTGCCCTCGAGGCTCCTCGCCAATGCCGTCAGTGTATGGGCATGGGTCTGTTCGAAGCGGGCGCGCTGGCTTGCGGCCTTGTCGACTTCGGCCGTCAGCTGCCGATAGACCTGAGAGAACTCGAGAATGGTCTGGCTTGCTGTCGAGGAGAGCGTCGCGATGTCGGTGGTGAAAACTTCAAAATCGTCGCTGTCGCCAACGATCCCCGCAGCGGTCACCCGGGCATTGATCGAGACGATCCCCATCATCTTGACGGCACGGCGGAGATCCCCAATGGGCGATTTTGCCCCGGCAACAACCTCAACGAGACGGGCGAGGTCGGCCTTCTCCTGGGCAAAGCTCTCGGAGAGGGCGCGGGCCTTGTCTGCCACCGCCCGCAGCTGGGCCGTGGCTTCGTCCACCTCGGCGCCCTCAAGGGCGTTTGGCAGGGATTCGAACAGGCGGATCAGCTTGTTGAGCATGGAGGCGCCTTCGGTGAGGCGTCCCCCCACGGAAACAAAGGCCGTCTCGATCTTCTGGCGTGGCTGGGTCAGCGCATTGGCGAGGGCGTGGATCTGGTCAGGTGCAGGCAGCCGGGTCATTCGCTGGCTCCGGTTGGAATCTTTGGGGCATTGCGGGAAAAGGCGTTGATTTCGGCGGCCATCTTGGCGAGCGGCAGAACACGGACGGCCGCGCCGCGCTGGATTGCTTCCTTGGGCATGCCAAAGACCACCGAGGTGTCTTCGTCTTGGGCGACCGTGTGGCAGCCCATCTGGCGCATCTCGAGGAGACTGCGCGCCCCGTCGTCGCCCATGCCGGTCAGCAGCATGCCCATGGCATTGCGACCGGCAGATTGGGCCGTGGAGCGAAAGAGAATGTCGACCGACGGGCGATGCCGCGAAATATGGGGCCCTTCGACGAGTTTTATGGTGTAGCGGGAGCCGTTGCGCACGAGCTGCATGTGCACATTGCCCGGCGCAATCAGGACCCGGCCGGGCTGCACAATGTCGCCGTCCTCGGCTTCCTTGATCTCGACGGCGCACACCGTATTCAGCCGCCGGGCAAAGGCGCCGGTGAATTTTTCCGGCATGTGCTGCACGATCAGGATGGGCGGACTGTCTGACGGCAGGGCCTCGAGCACTTCACGCAGGGCTTCGGTGCCCCCCGTGGAGGCGCCGATGACGACCAGCGCATTCGTCACCGGCATGCGTGCCATCACGCTTTCCCGGCGGCTGTCGGAAAAGGGCGGGATGATGGCGTCGGCGGTGAGCTTTGCTTCCACCGTCAGCGCCGGAGCGGCCTTGCGCAGTCCGCGCAATTTGGCGTGGGCAGCGGCCTTGGCGGCATCGCAGATGCGCATGCGCGATTCTTGCAGGAACTGGGCCGTATCGACGCGCGGCTTGGCGACGACATCCACCGCGCCGGCCTCAAGCGCCTGCATCAGCGTATCGGAACCGGCCTGGGCCAGGCTCGAGCAGATCACCACCGGAATGGGACGCTGCGCCATGATCTTTTTCAGGAAGGTGATGCCGTCCATGCGCGGCAGCTCGATATCGAGGAAGATGACATCGGGCACTTCCTGCCGGATGCGCTCGACCGCAACATAGGGATCGGCCGCCGTCGCCATGACTTCGAGGTCAGGGTCGGCGGCGATGATTTCGCTCAGCGTGGTGCGCACCGAGGCGCTGTCATCAACGATGAGGACACGGATCTTGTTCGAACCGGAGGCAGGCATCCGCATACTCACAGGCGCTGGAATACGGCAGGCGCAACCTGGCGTACGGGAATTGTCGTACCGATCATGGACTCCGAATGCCCAAGAAGGAGATAACCGCCAAGGCGCAAATGCGACACAAGTCGCCCAATTACCGCCGCCTGATCCGCTTTATCGAAATAAATCAGAACATTGCGCAGGAAGATGATGTCGACGTCCCGATCATAGGGATAGGCACTGTCCATGAGGTTGAGCCTCTGGAAGCGCACCAGCCGACGCAGTTCGGGCACGATACGGACCTCGGCGCGAGACCCGGACTGGCGCGACCACATGAGGTAGCGGGACTGCATGTCCTGCGGCACCGGGGCAATTTGTTCGGCCGGATAGACGCCCCGCGTGCCCTGGGCCAGGACGTCGGTCGAAACATCGGTGCCGAGAATGGCATATTTGAAATTATCCTGATGCCGCGCCATCTCGGCGAGCACCATGGCGATGGTATAGGCCTCGGCCCCGGTCGAGGATGCAGCGCTCCACACCTTGAGCAGGGGCCGACGCTCGCCGGAGCGCGCCCGCAAGAGATTGGGCACCAGCGTCGACTGCATCAGCTCGAAATGCTCGGCCTCGCGGAAGAAATCGGTCTTGTTGGTGGTGACCACATTGATGAGAGAGTCCAGCTCCTGATCCAGCCCACCCCGCCGAAAGACATAGTCGCAATAGGCGTCGAAACTGGGCAGGTCCAGAGCCCGCAACCGGCGGCGCAGGCGACCCTCGACCATCATCCGCTTGGCGGGCGGCAGGCGGATGCCCACCTCCTGGCCGATCAGGGTGGCGATCTTTCCGAAATCGGCATGGCTGAGATGGTCATCGTCCGCCGGGACGAGACGCGCAGTCGACATATGGCCCAAGAGAAGTCTCCGCGGGGAAAAAACAGGGTCCACGCGATAGGGCGGACCCGAGGGTGTCAGGCGGCCGAAAGCGCCGCCTCAGCACCGAGCAGGCGGTCCAGGTCGAGGACGGTGACGAACTCGCCATTGCGCCGACCGATGCCGGCAATGCAGTGCCCGACCCAGGCTGAGCTGACCGCCGGTGGCGGATCGAGCTGGTCGCTGTCGAGCACCGTCACCTCGAACACCCGATCAGCCTTGAGGCCGAGCGTGACAGGGCCGGCAGGCCCATTGATCGCCAGCACCACGATACGGGTATTTTCCGTATCCGGCGCCGGCTCCATGCCGAGTGTGCGGCGAAGGTCGATCACCGGGACGCCCTGCCCGCGCACGTCGATCATGCCCAGCAGGTTTTCCGGCGCACGCGGCAGGCGCGAGATGGTGCGCATGTCCAGGATTTCCTGGACCTTGGTGACGGGCGCGGCGAATTTCTCGTTCGCCACGCCCAGTGTCACAAATTG is from Devosia sp. SD17-2 and encodes:
- a CDS encoding sugar ABC transporter permease, with product MTSTRSATLFAFALLAPALIYILTIVAYPLVDTIVLSFTNASLRQEYDFVGWANYQRIFGAGNFTEVIIRTFIWTFFSVSIKMVIGMCGAVLLNAAIPGQTLFRILTMPPWIVPMAIGIFMWGWMYNGQFGMISGLLQNFGLTNGPIAFLAYGNTAFWATIVTDVWIGVPMVTIYFLAAMQSIPKDLYEAAWTDGAGRFYRFRRITLPLMVPAIITMSLLSLIATFNSFDIIWILTQGGPSGSTTTMIIDTYKTAMGSRKYGEGAARAVVISIFVTIFCLVYFRAVRRLQQGEAK
- a CDS encoding MFS transporter — encoded protein: MAALSRFSPQRLTMLAFFLQPIAFGSWLPRIPEIQAGLGLGPAGLAVALLGMPCGTLLTLPFAGPLVGRIGGRAAIIAGFIFYSIAVCLPAFVPDAFWLFIALMLAGSSISFVELGLNVEADLVEKSTGTMIMNTSHGCWSLGIMVGSLIGSVLAGMSLAPHLAIPLVSLVVLPIALITGKSLPALADAPQAAATGKKSAWSIPSWPLIGICAFVFGIAMTEGAMADWSAIFLRDAVGAEAGAVGLGYSIFAMFVAAGRFSGDHLKRRLGAINTARLCGVLAVVGSVVIYLAPTITLALIGFGILGIGVSVGFPLAVTAAASLGDRAASANVAVLSFVALTGFLVGPPIIGFVAEHFDIRAGIACVIPVLIVSLFLAGRLKPRSTLAPTSDAVQTSGA
- a CDS encoding Gfo/Idh/MocA family oxidoreductase — translated: MRVGIIGLGYRLGYLARIFSAASSEFQVVAYVDPDPAGLPYTIEHKVPVGQSYDSLEAMLDAERLDLLMVGSPNHLHLDHIRIGLERGLKIFAEKPVVTTVEDTIALASLLGQHGSDNVMVGLVLRYAPLYVDLRKAQAEGQLGEIASIEASEHIPPYHGAFFMRDWRRYEKYAGSFMLEKCCHDLDLYNGVMGCRPRFVASFGGRRSFVPQNAPQDAGANDLEVYHRKPSGWQGSEKVFDSDGDIIDFQTAIVQYENGAALTFHTNLNVPDDFRRFAVIGAKGMAEGDFVRNYFKVTDSRTSQTLEDKSYKSTALSQHYGADEQMAEDILKHVLEGASLPVSVTDALEAGLLALSMDEAMRNKSVVDMTPIWQRFDAALGRSS
- a CDS encoding carbohydrate ABC transporter permease; amino-acid sequence: MIDRYKWYEIAALYAGMAVFLFFVLAPFIEGFLVSLKPLAQLFSRPYSFIPKTWSFDAYVTMWSSVPALGMHIFNSFFISSVVTLVVIIIVVPAAYAFARFNFAGSGLLLAGFLAVNMFSGAVLLIPLFRLMRAMGLLNSYWAMIVPGAAFLIPSSIWLLRTYMMRIPRELDEAAWVDGASRLYTLRRVILPLAMPGIVVVAIMTFIGAYAQQFIFALTFNSKTEFMPLPVGLFAFFGKQEVIWNELMAASFVGILPVMIVIVFLQRYLVAGLTAGAVKQ
- a CDS encoding extracellular solute-binding protein; this encodes MAVSLLALASAAPAAYAQDTKEIAFINCGDELTAGYAEAFAEWESANPGFKVVPEIVGWGQCQDKVTTLAAAGTPVALAYVGSRTLKQFAMNDLIVPVPMTDEEKAAYYNYVPDTVTFDGTQWGVPVAFSTKALFWNKDLFEQAGLDPETPPKTWEEKIAFAKQITENTDAAGYGLVAKTFDNTMHQFLHWVYTNNGQVIDADGNITINSPQVLAALQALKDITPYSEEGPTAYEQNEVRAIWLDGGVAMIEASPGAAIRAEEAGMNWGVADLPLGPDAKGPGTLLITDALAIFKGTGVEDQAISLAKYLTDGERQWAAEMAQGLTPLRPLEPQTSELIAATPYWKPFLDGIEFGGPEPLFNDYIGLQNVMIEMVQSVVTGQAEPQAALERAASELEQYK